A genomic segment from Thermincola ferriacetica encodes:
- the eutJ gene encoding ethanolamine utilization protein EutJ, giving the protein MKNLDDVNRVIGEFANRISNPKPVKKGARLYTGVDLGTAYIVLAVVDEEGTPIAGASRFAQVVKDGLVVDYLGAVGIVRELKNKLEEDLNTELELGGAAYPPGTEVGDQRAIRNVAEAAGFEVTALVDECTAANKVLGIQNGAVIDIGGGTTGVAVLKGGKVVYVADEPTGGTHFNLVIAGACKVSFEEAESLKQDPHKQLELFPIVKPVMQKVASIINRHIQGQNVDAIYLAGGTSCYAGIEKVIRDETGVPTFKPENPFLVTPLGIALSVPRS; this is encoded by the coding sequence TTGAAAAACTTGGACGACGTGAACAGGGTTATAGGGGAATTTGCCAACAGAATATCTAACCCCAAGCCTGTAAAAAAGGGTGCCAGGCTTTATACCGGGGTGGATTTGGGGACGGCCTACATTGTCCTGGCGGTTGTCGATGAAGAAGGGACGCCGATAGCAGGCGCTTCGCGTTTTGCTCAGGTGGTAAAAGACGGCCTGGTGGTTGATTACCTGGGAGCCGTCGGCATTGTCAGAGAGTTAAAAAACAAGCTGGAAGAAGATTTGAATACCGAACTGGAACTGGGTGGAGCTGCATATCCTCCAGGGACAGAGGTAGGTGACCAGCGGGCAATTCGCAATGTTGCCGAGGCTGCCGGTTTCGAAGTAACGGCCCTGGTGGACGAATGTACAGCGGCAAACAAGGTTTTGGGTATCCAGAATGGGGCCGTCATTGATATAGGGGGCGGTACTACCGGGGTTGCCGTTTTAAAAGGTGGAAAAGTTGTATACGTTGCTGATGAGCCTACGGGAGGAACCCATTTTAACCTGGTCATTGCCGGGGCATGCAAAGTGTCCTTTGAGGAAGCCGAAAGTTTAAAACAGGACCCGCATAAACAGCTAGAACTGTTCCCTATAGTGAAACCCGTAATGCAAAAAGTGGCCTCTATAATCAACAGGCATATTCAAGGTCAAAATGTGGATGCCATCTACCTGGCCGGTGGGACAAGCTGTTACGCAGGAATTGAAAAGGTAATCAGGGACGAGACGGGGGTCCCTACCTTTAAACCCGAAAATCCTTTCCTGGTAACTCCGCTGGGAATTGCCCTCAGTGTTCCCAGGAGTTAG
- a CDS encoding BMC domain-containing protein, producing MNQKALGMIETYGLVAAIEAADVALKTAAVELINYEIVKSGRIMIAIYGEVAAVQASVTAGAAAAAKINTVFSAHVIPRPLADPRLLIKHRDSEEGPLNPGDGSPDSGGNGPGPVSPEEYTEKEGINEGINNEALEEEGPGNIQSRAPENLGNSGMTVSDEQAQLPPGLEHLKSMSVEELRRLARRTEGIAIKGRQISRANKEKLIAEIVRAKKN from the coding sequence ATGAATCAAAAAGCTTTGGGAATGATTGAAACTTACGGACTGGTTGCCGCTATCGAGGCAGCTGACGTGGCGCTGAAGACGGCTGCTGTCGAACTTATTAACTACGAAATTGTAAAAAGCGGCCGGATTATGATTGCCATATACGGAGAGGTGGCAGCAGTCCAAGCTTCTGTGACGGCTGGCGCTGCTGCTGCCGCCAAAATAAACACAGTTTTTAGCGCGCATGTAATTCCCAGGCCTCTTGCTGACCCACGGCTCCTGATTAAACACAGGGATTCGGAAGAAGGACCTCTCAATCCAGGTGATGGCAGTCCGGATTCAGGCGGTAATGGCCCGGGTCCGGTGTCCCCGGAAGAATATACAGAAAAAGAAGGCATTAATGAAGGCATTAATAATGAGGCTCTGGAAGAAGAAGGGCCGGGAAATATTCAGTCAAGGGCACCGGAAAATTTGGGAAATAGCGGCATGACAGTTTCAGACGAACAGGCGCAGTTACCTCCCGGTTTAGAGCACTTAAAGTCTATGTCAGTAGAAGAACTGCGCAGGTTAGCCAGGCGAACAGAAGGTATTGCCATTAAAGGCAGGCAAATATCCAGAGCCAACAAAGAAAAATTAATAGCTGAAATTGTACGTGCCAAGAAAAATTAG
- a CDS encoding cupin domain-containing protein — protein MKKLITAADVKKLSASGQAVLYVEPGTIITPSAKDLAKEMKITISYETPPEQPSSGINGQVSTTNEALDTKKHTVSSVTKIEDIPPHLIAEIVKKVLDSLPGVPKEPNLVREVDGSGVVLVKGNSVKMEPFDAGNPNLKVGIRETMTRELSPHLAAGFMEMEESAFDWTLTYNEMDYVIEGTLDITVNGKTYRGQAGDVFYIPEGTSVTFSTPDRCKFFYVTTPWPAFL, from the coding sequence GTGAAAAAACTCATTACTGCTGCGGATGTCAAAAAACTTTCCGCTTCAGGGCAGGCGGTGCTGTATGTTGAACCGGGCACCATTATTACACCTTCGGCCAAAGACCTGGCCAAAGAAATGAAAATTACAATCAGTTATGAGACGCCTCCTGAACAACCATCTTCTGGCATAAACGGGCAGGTTTCGACAACAAATGAAGCTTTGGACACCAAGAAGCATACTGTCAGTTCTGTTACAAAAATAGAAGACATTCCTCCGCATCTGATTGCTGAAATTGTGAAAAAAGTGCTGGATTCTTTGCCCGGTGTGCCAAAGGAACCGAATCTGGTCAGAGAGGTTGATGGTTCCGGTGTTGTACTGGTAAAAGGCAATTCTGTAAAAATGGAACCTTTTGATGCGGGTAATCCGAACCTCAAAGTAGGCATTCGGGAGACCATGACCCGTGAATTGAGTCCCCACCTGGCTGCAGGGTTTATGGAAATGGAAGAATCGGCTTTTGATTGGACGCTAACCTATAATGAAATGGATTATGTGATTGAGGGCACCCTGGATATTACAGTGAACGGTAAAACGTACAGGGGCCAGGCCGGGGATGTGTTCTATATCCCGGAAGGGACTTCCGTCACCTTCTCTACTCCGGATAGATGCAAATTCTTTTATGTTACCACCCCGTGGCCCGCATTCCTTTAA
- a CDS encoding EutN/CcmL family microcompartment protein: protein MIIGKVVNSIWSTRKLDCLNGLKLMVVKTLDKPPGRYIVAADFVGAGIGERVLVTQGGSARRAHGLDNTPVDAIIVGIIDENQEEPLNGVVE from the coding sequence ATGATTATTGGAAAAGTAGTCAATAGTATATGGTCGACACGAAAGCTTGACTGCCTAAACGGACTGAAGTTAATGGTGGTCAAAACCCTGGATAAGCCGCCCGGTCGCTATATTGTTGCCGCCGATTTTGTGGGAGCAGGGATTGGCGAAAGAGTGCTGGTTACCCAGGGCGGGTCCGCCAGACGAGCACACGGCCTGGATAATACTCCTGTTGATGCCATAATTGTAGGAATTATAGATGAAAACCAGGAAGAGCCACTAAACGGGGTGGTTGAATGA
- a CDS encoding BMC domain-containing protein → MIRAIGLVEFNSIAKGIEAADIMFKAAQVEPLVCRTVCPGKYVVLVWGDVAAVQSSVKAGINQGSASVVDEFVLPNVHPSVIPAINGTAQVKEIRALGIIETFSLASLIVAADTAVKAAEVDLLEIRLGLAIGGKSFVTLTGDVGAVKTSVSTGAATAAEKGLLVNQIVIPSPHPNLKSHLY, encoded by the coding sequence ATGATCCGGGCCATTGGTTTAGTTGAGTTTAACAGCATTGCCAAAGGAATAGAAGCAGCAGACATTATGTTTAAGGCAGCACAGGTAGAGCCCCTTGTCTGCCGGACTGTTTGTCCGGGTAAATATGTAGTTCTGGTCTGGGGTGATGTGGCTGCTGTGCAAAGCTCCGTTAAAGCAGGTATAAACCAGGGCTCAGCTTCCGTTGTTGATGAATTTGTACTGCCGAATGTTCACCCGTCCGTGATTCCTGCTATAAACGGCACGGCCCAGGTAAAAGAAATCAGGGCTTTAGGCATAATCGAAACCTTTTCGCTGGCTTCGCTGATAGTGGCTGCCGATACGGCAGTGAAAGCTGCTGAAGTTGATTTACTGGAAATTCGTTTGGGGCTGGCTATCGGCGGTAAGTCTTTTGTCACCCTTACCGGGGATGTGGGCGCCGTTAAGACGTCCGTTTCAACCGGTGCGGCTACCGCTGCAGAGAAAGGGTTGTTGGTTAATCAGATAGTTATCCCTTCGCCGCACCCCAACCTTAAATCACACCTTTATTGA
- the eutM gene encoding ethanolamine utilization microcompartment protein EutM, protein MMTNALGMIETKGLVAAIEAADAMVKAANVTLIGKEHVGGGLVTVMVRGDVGAVKAATDAGAAAAQRVGELISVHVIPRPHGDVEFILPSIKK, encoded by the coding sequence ATTATGACAAATGCATTAGGAATGATTGAAACAAAAGGCCTGGTTGCAGCAATAGAGGCTGCAGACGCTATGGTCAAGGCTGCTAACGTAACTTTAATCGGTAAGGAGCATGTCGGCGGCGGATTGGTTACTGTTATGGTAAGAGGCGACGTAGGCGCCGTAAAGGCTGCTACCGATGCTGGCGCTGCTGCTGCGCAGCGGGTTGGCGAACTTATTTCAGTACACGTAATCCCAAGACCTCACGGAGATGTAGAGTTTATCCTTCCCTCCATAAAAAAATAA
- a CDS encoding 4Fe-4S dicluster domain-containing protein, with translation MKAETIKLVREAGVVGAGGAGFPSHVKIAAEAEFIIINGAECEPLLRVDQQLMAARAEQLIKGIEAVMEATGASRAFIALKYKYKEAIEVLTEATAGKPVEVFTLGDFFPAGDEQVLVYEVTGRVVPEGGIPLKVGCVVTNVETAINIANAIEGIPVTETYLTVTGEVEQPVTLKLPIGTSISEALALAGVKDMQNKAVIDGGPMMGPVVPDVSQPVTKVTKGLIVLPADHKLIVSKSLPWETVVRRSRSVCIQCSMCTEVCPRHLLGHRLSPHKIMRGLAWMRPNEDTKTALLCCECGACELYGCPMQLSPRQVNAAIKRELGKQGIKWASSDNSTNVSIVREYRKIPSKRLIARLGLTAYDQPAPLSEETYVPRLVRIPLRQHIGAPGIPVVHVGQKVQKGDLVAAIPESALGANVHASINGTVTAIKDYVEIESDGERGGES, from the coding sequence ATGAAAGCGGAAACGATTAAACTCGTGCGAGAAGCAGGGGTAGTGGGCGCTGGAGGGGCAGGATTCCCTTCTCATGTGAAAATAGCGGCCGAGGCAGAATTTATAATTATCAATGGCGCAGAATGCGAGCCTTTATTGAGGGTGGACCAGCAATTGATGGCTGCCCGGGCAGAACAGTTAATTAAAGGTATAGAGGCGGTAATGGAGGCTACCGGGGCTTCCAGAGCCTTCATAGCTCTAAAGTATAAGTATAAGGAAGCCATAGAGGTCCTGACAGAGGCAACAGCCGGAAAACCTGTAGAAGTTTTTACGCTGGGGGACTTTTTTCCGGCCGGTGATGAACAGGTTTTAGTGTATGAGGTAACGGGCAGGGTGGTCCCGGAAGGGGGTATCCCCCTCAAGGTCGGATGCGTGGTCACTAACGTTGAGACTGCTATCAATATTGCCAATGCCATCGAAGGTATCCCTGTCACGGAAACCTACCTTACCGTAACCGGTGAAGTGGAACAGCCTGTTACTCTGAAACTTCCCATCGGAACAAGCATTTCCGAAGCGTTGGCCCTGGCTGGAGTAAAAGATATGCAGAATAAAGCTGTCATTGACGGGGGGCCCATGATGGGACCGGTTGTGCCTGATGTTTCTCAGCCCGTAACTAAGGTTACCAAAGGCTTGATAGTTCTGCCGGCAGACCATAAATTGATAGTCAGTAAAAGCCTGCCATGGGAAACGGTCGTAAGGAGATCCAGGTCAGTATGTATTCAATGTTCCATGTGTACCGAGGTTTGCCCACGTCATTTGCTGGGACACCGGTTATCCCCACATAAAATTATGCGGGGACTTGCCTGGATGAGGCCAAATGAAGACACGAAAACGGCGTTACTCTGCTGTGAATGTGGAGCATGTGAATTATATGGATGCCCTATGCAGCTTTCTCCCAGGCAGGTAAACGCGGCAATCAAAAGAGAACTTGGCAAACAGGGTATAAAATGGGCCTCATCAGATAACTCCACCAATGTCTCCATTGTTCGTGAATACCGGAAAATACCGTCCAAACGGCTGATAGCAAGGCTTGGGTTAACTGCATACGACCAACCGGCCCCGCTCTCTGAGGAAACTTATGTTCCCAGACTAGTCCGTATTCCTTTGCGGCAACACATTGGCGCGCCAGGTATCCCGGTGGTGCATGTAGGTCAAAAAGTGCAAAAAGGAGATTTAGTAGCCGCAATACCGGAAAGCGCCCTGGGCGCAAATGTTCACGCCAGCATTAACGGTACTGTAACAGCGATAAAGGACTATGTAGAGATCGAATCGGATGGGGAGAGAGGTGGTGAATCATGA
- a CDS encoding BMC domain-containing protein, with product MHIQFIKSPSRGALSMLARRSPGQPDLEQNPPAAIGLVQGNLAEMVAAADIAEKAAQVKVEEIRGVCPQHFTMIAIYGDTAAVECALKDIADRFEIPWASAGQR from the coding sequence ATGCATATCCAGTTTATAAAATCCCCTTCCAGAGGCGCCTTGTCAATGTTGGCCAGGAGGAGTCCCGGTCAGCCGGATCTGGAACAAAATCCACCCGCGGCAATAGGGCTAGTACAGGGGAACCTAGCTGAAATGGTTGCGGCTGCAGATATTGCTGAGAAAGCGGCTCAGGTAAAGGTAGAGGAAATCAGAGGGGTTTGTCCCCAACATTTCACCATGATTGCCATATATGGCGATACCGCTGCCGTGGAGTGCGCCCTTAAGGATATAGCGGACAGATTTGAAATCCCGTGGGCCTCCGCCGGGCAGCGATGA